The following are encoded in a window of Vibrio cortegadensis genomic DNA:
- a CDS encoding 2Fe-2S iron-sulfur cluster-binding protein, with product MFNLKSSVIEIDNKRILITPDDDNLVEIARKVKINISAPCLKNKRKNGCCKACLVEVNGKEVYACSTRPRSGMIVVVRRDDLDEIRKESIKKFKRQMKSNNSSPCRCS from the coding sequence ATGTTTAATTTAAAATCATCAGTTATAGAAATTGACAATAAAAGAATACTGATAACGCCAGATGATGATAATTTGGTGGAAATAGCACGCAAAGTAAAAATCAACATCTCAGCGCCTTGCCTGAAAAATAAACGTAAGAATGGTTGCTGCAAAGCTTGCTTAGTCGAAGTTAACGGCAAGGAAGTTTACGCTTGTTCCACTCGACCCAGAAGTGGAATGATTGTAGTAGTTCGTAGGGATGACTTGGATGAAATTAGAAAAGAGTCCATCAAAAAATTCAAGCGGCAAATGAAATCAAACAATAGCTCGCCTTGCCGTTGTTCTTGA
- a CDS encoding glutathione S-transferase family protein has product MIKLISFKNCPFVQRVMGALVTKNVPFEIEYIELSNKPQWFLDISPNGQVPVLVTENDTVLFESDAIVEYLDDKYAPIEEVSPEQKALDRAWSYQASKHYMPQCGTMGSKDKETFETRFANLSKAFAKAENKLGESSFFKGNYVSNVDIAWLPLLHRAAVIKNQSGFDMLEQFPKVQKWQAALIESGLTDKTVPQDFVSTFSGFYLKNTYLGSLKGGKGAECATSSCSTSSASCCD; this is encoded by the coding sequence ATGATTAAGCTGATTAGCTTTAAGAACTGCCCATTTGTGCAACGTGTAATGGGTGCGTTGGTAACAAAGAATGTACCATTTGAAATCGAATACATCGAATTGAGTAACAAACCGCAATGGTTTTTAGATATATCACCGAATGGTCAAGTCCCCGTATTGGTTACCGAAAATGATACTGTTTTGTTTGAGTCAGATGCCATTGTCGAATATCTAGATGATAAATATGCACCGATAGAAGAGGTTTCACCAGAACAAAAAGCGTTAGATCGTGCATGGTCATATCAAGCAAGTAAACACTACATGCCACAATGTGGAACAATGGGCAGTAAGGATAAAGAGACATTTGAAACACGTTTCGCAAATCTATCCAAGGCATTTGCAAAAGCGGAAAATAAGCTTGGTGAGTCATCATTTTTCAAAGGGAATTACGTATCTAATGTCGATATTGCATGGCTTCCATTGCTACACCGTGCGGCAGTAATCAAAAATCAATCTGGCTTTGATATGCTGGAACAGTTTCCAAAAGTTCAGAAATGGCAAGCTGCACTCATTGAGTCAGGCCTTACCGATAAAACTGTACCACAAGATTTTGTGTCAACGTTTAGCGGATTTTACTTAAAAAATACATACCTTGGCAGTTTAAAGGGTGGGAAAGGGGCTGAGTGCGCAACCAGCAGTTGCTCAACATCATCAGCCTCATGTTGTGATTAG